A genomic window from Nematostella vectensis chromosome 9, jaNemVect1.1, whole genome shotgun sequence includes:
- the LOC116616323 gene encoding uncharacterized protein LOC116616323 has protein sequence MVFLFVVLATLSSSHLVSAEESGSGGGALIPLAVIFLLITMVVLVSISDLFTIAYRRLVSQVSDYRAEKGPEDDAVSCSSAERGEKIEGLCAKNEDELGGVYEEARPSNRSTVAEACHNDAYESVEMNDYNYVGPKQDQYENLRGPRQNQYENLDNSGQNQYEKPEGHKPDHYKSLNGAEDKPAMSDDAANNTLQAQNGNQNVGKEMKGALDLPTDDSDQHAQREVTRGRRIVLPPLNNPRTELDKPAIFADTEEQQALDENLKDLLAD, from the exons ATGGTGTTTCTCTTTGTTGTCCTCGCAACACTATCATCCTCGCATTTAGTGTCTGCTGAGG AATCTGGTTCAGGCGGTG GTGCACTTATTCCGCTAGCTGTGATTTTCTTGCTGATCACGATGGTCGTTTTAGTGTCAATCTCTGATTTGTTCACTATCGCGTACAGAAGGCTCGTCTCCCAGGTGTCAGA TTACAGAGCTGAAAAAGGACCCGAAGATGATGCCGTTAGTTGTTCAAGCGCGGAAAGAGGAGAAAAG ATTGAAGGTCTTTGTGCAAAGAACGAGGACGAATTAGGCGGTGTGTATGAGGAAGCGAGGCCCAGTAATAGATCAACAGTGGCGGAAGCCTGCCATAACGACGCTTATGAATCCGTGGAAATGAACGACTACAATTATGTCGGCCCCAAACAAGACCAGTACGAAAACCTGAGAGGCCCTAGACAAAACCAGTACGAAAACCTTGACAACTCTGGACAAAACCAGTACGAAAAACCAGAGGGCCATAAACCAGACCACTACAAAAGCCTTAACGGGGCTGAGGATAAACCTGCGATGTCGGATGATGCCGCTAATAACACACTGCAGGCTCAGAATGGCAACCAGAATGTCGGAAAGGAGATGAAAGGTGCATTGGACTTGCCTACAGATGATAGCGACCAGCATGCACAGAGAGAGGTGACAAGAGGAAGAAGAATCGTCCTTCCCCCTCTGAACAATCCGAGAACGGAATTAgacaaaccagctatatttgCAGACACTGAAGAGCAACAAGCTCTTGATGAAAACTTAAAAGACTTGCTGGCTGACTGA